A portion of the Lathamus discolor isolate bLatDis1 chromosome 5, bLatDis1.hap1, whole genome shotgun sequence genome contains these proteins:
- the SOX7 gene encoding transcription factor SOX-7, translating into MAALLGTFPWPERLEGDAAEGVPPGPPPRCPPGEKGSESRIRRPMNAFMVWAKDERKRLAVQNPDLHNAELSKMLGKSWKALSLSQKRPYVEEAERLRVKHMQDYPNYKYRPRRKKQVKRICKRVDPGFLLGSLTRDQNVVPEKRTCGRAGGDKEGPGEYPPRPGLPSIRGYREAPGSGSSTSVDTYPYGLPTPPEMSPLDAIDHEQSFFSSPCPDEHHRSHLAGATYSPEYAGSSLPCNHHPLSPIPQPGACMIPPASSCPSLPPPPPPSYYTPAFPSLHPPTLHAHLGQLSPPPDHHGFDTLDQLSQAELLGEMDRNEFDQYLNNPGHGDHHSGVLVNGHIPTSGSSHASETSLISVLADATATYYNNYSVS; encoded by the exons ATGGCTGCGCTGCTCGGAACCTTCCCCTGGCCGGAGCGGCTGGAGGGGGACGCGGCCGAAGGGGTCCCGCCGGGGCCGCCCCCACGGTGTCCGCCGGGAGAGAAGGGCTCCGAGAGCCGCATCCGCCGGCCCATGAACGCTTTCATGGTGTGGGCAAAGGACGAGAGGAAGCGTTTGGCCGTGCAGAACCCGGACCTGCACAACGCGGAGCTCAGCAAGATGCTCG GCAAGTCCTGGAAGGCTCTGAGCCTCTCGCAGAAGCGTCCTTACGTGGAGGAGGCTGAACGGCTGCGGGTGAAGCACATGCAAGATTACCCCAACTACAAATACCGGCCCCGGCGGAAGAAGCAGGTCAAGCGCATCTGCAAGCGGGTGGACCCCGGGTTTTTGCTGGGCAGCCTGACACGGGACCAAAACGTGGTGCCAGAGAAGCGGACCtgcggccgggccgggggggATAAAGAGGGGCCGGGTGAGTACCCCCCTCGCCCAGGGCTGCCATCCATCCGGGGGTACCGGGAGGCCccaggcagtggcagcagcaccagtgtGGACACCTACCCCTACGGGCTGCCCACCCCCCCGGAGATGTCTCCGCTGGATGCCATAGACCATGAGCAGAGTTTCTTCTCCTCACCCTGCCCCGATGAGCATCACCGCTCCCACCTCGCTGGAGCCACCTACTCCCCGGAGTATGcaggcagctccctcccatGCAACCACCACCCTCTCAGCCCCATACCGCAGCCGGGGGCCTGCATGATCCCACCGGCCTCCAgctgcccttcccttcctcctcctcctcctcccagctaCTACACACCCgccttcccctccctgcatcCCCCTACCCTCCATGCCCACCTGGGCCAGCTCTCCCCACCACCCGACCACCATGGCTTTGACACCTTGGACCAGCTAAGCCAAGCTGAGCTCCTGGGGGAGATGGACCGCAATGAGTTTGACCAGTATCTCAACAACCCCGGCCATGGTGATCACCACAGTGGGGTCTTGGTCAATGGACACATCCCGACGTCTGGCAGCTCCCATGCCTCTGAGACCAGCCTCATCTCCGTCCTTGCCGATGCCACGGCCACCTACTACAATAACTACAGCGTCTCTTAG